In Seonamhaeicola sp. S2-3, the genomic window AGCAACTCCTCAAGCGGGAAGTTACTTGTTTCCTAAATTACCAGCATTAAGTGTAGATTTAAATACGTTTGTTAGGTTATTAAGATATCAAGCACATGTAACAGTTACGCCAGCATCAGAATTTGCACCTCATTTAAAAGATAGTATTAGGCTTAATTTTTCGCAAGACCATGATGCTGCAATAGAGGCTGCAAAACGAATTGTAAAAATGGTTGAAATATATGCCTTATGAAAACAGTAAATAAAAATCCAATACCACAGGGTAAGTATATTCCAGCTGTAAGGCATGCTAATGTTATTTATACATCGGGCATGACACCTAGAAAAGATGGTAAACTAGTTTATTCGGGGAAAATAAAAGCTACGGCACCTGTTGAAACATATAAAGAAGCTGTTGAAATAGCAACATTAAATGCTATTAATGCAGCTGTTAACTGTTTAGAGGCTGACGAAAAAATTTCTAGGGTATTGCAAATGAGTGTTTTTTTAAATACAGAAACAGATTTTACAATGCATTCTAAAATAGCAGATTTTGCATCAGAAATTATTATAAATAATTTAGGAATTCTATGTATAGGAAGTCGTGCAGCAATAGGTGTGTTATCTTTACCATCTAATGCACCTGTAGAAATAACATTAGTTTGTAGTGTTAATTAAGAAGTGGGTATTTCGTTATAACTATAGCTTTTTTACTGA contains:
- a CDS encoding RidA family protein, coding for MKTVNKNPIPQGKYIPAVRHANVIYTSGMTPRKDGKLVYSGKIKATAPVETYKEAVEIATLNAINAAVNCLEADEKISRVLQMSVFLNTETDFTMHSKIADFASEIIINNLGILCIGSRAAIGVLSLPSNAPVEITLVCSVN